One part of the Bacteroidia bacterium genome encodes these proteins:
- a CDS encoding two-component regulator propeller domain-containing protein: MKITTTALLSGLLCFTFLLPAQEPEFEFQEITLPGEFSSNQIQDIQQDAQGFLWFASAEGAHRFDGNNYKTFVHEENNLRSLKHSYIELLYKTKDGRFWLASYGGGLHLYHPETEDFSRFHRIPGDPTSLSSDSIMSMVEGPNGYLWIGTMNGLNRFDPKSGKVKRYMANPADPNSLCYARIPAVYIDKEGTLWVGSGWIWNDISRGQGGLHRYVPEEDKFIRYRHDPNDPKSLRSNDIWCMLEDSKGNFWVGTHGDGLHLMDRDSGSFQHFPYTSDNQNKPMSPFMESKEESRGYLNTFGVRRLMEDREGRIWILGIQSGFGIWDPNTQTFTQYNTTNSSLSTNRLWGFSQIPDGSFYIYSGGQSPINVKLHSPKTKARILSLPQAAEDFNKLQVIAPDPKGNLWVGGNTGGILGFQPGQSNVLLHFQNHSNRKLLTDDDIHDIIIEKDGKIWAAGWHKGGGLSRIDSRNKKSDIYLKDEGLGGDPIPVLLLDSKNNLWVGTEGRGLKRYLREEDRFKAYFPEAIDSISSFAQNIYNLAETKDGHIWLLGGKIESTEFHPSLIEYIPEKEEFEFAWISGEYFPPFTQSCWSLQEDKNGDLWFVFGSGINRYDRSEEKMYSYPIFSQTPSVNWLQISKAGLIYIGKQDQIYRFNPETEELLRLPVFSKSNENSFTMGPTRRFSSLGEDELWPIMWGNQILLFDPVQWDNYQTTEEAKLYLHKVLSQGKDNFEIGDINQLDEINLEESEFPLSILAHAFHFKEGGINKIRYRYPPFETNWLEIESGKRIHLPKLTEGSYQLEIQAKIPFGSWASDRNIYINVSPPWYLSSWGMLIIGIGILGILSSFFLIYFRTQAKKIARQEEELDRERKLNEKLRNIDQLKDQFLANTSHELRTPLNGIIGLSEALIETEDQAEKRENLEMIISSGKRLSTLVNDILDFSKLRTHEIVLRKKAIDLHSLVKLVLRIHKPLVGKKELTLENNIPPDLPPVEADEDRLQQILFNLVGNAIKFTESGKVSIGHQAISENQKALGNSELTLFISDTGIGIPEEKRESIFQAFEQADASISREFAGTGLGLSISKRLVELHGGQMWVESEVGKGSTFYVSLPFASAAAKASKVEQLLPEFSPSINPAARDKAPLSDILSSDSLIHILVVDDEPINQQVIKNHLGSNNYQLTHAMNGEEAMKALENNPHFDLVLLDVMMPRMSGYEVCQKIREKFLPSELPIIMITAKNQIADLVESLHTGANDYIAKPFSKDEFLARVETHLNLHKINTVTNRFVPTEFIKSLGKKTLTELQLGDQVEQQVSVLFADIRNYTGLAESMSPEENFRFVNAYAGRMGPIIQENNGFVNQYLGDGIMAIFQKSPDDALKASIAMQKELEIYNKKRKTQKRRAVRAGIGLHSGSLIMGIIGDKKRTDAATISDTVNTASRMESLTKHFGVNILLSEDCVSRLQHPEEFNLRYLGKVKVKGKSIPQGVYDCFDGDRADQIEKKSASLADFNKALEVYFAQEFAEAALLLKEIIAKNPEDAPAHHFYKLAGQFITQGVSEDWTGVESMGHK, encoded by the coding sequence ATGAAAATTACTACTACTGCTTTATTAAGCGGATTACTGTGTTTTACTTTTTTACTTCCGGCTCAGGAGCCTGAATTTGAATTTCAAGAAATCACCTTACCGGGAGAATTTTCGAGTAATCAAATCCAGGATATCCAGCAGGATGCTCAGGGGTTTTTATGGTTTGCTTCTGCTGAAGGGGCACATCGATTTGATGGTAATAATTACAAAACCTTTGTTCATGAAGAAAACAATCTTAGATCTCTTAAGCATAGCTATATAGAGCTTCTGTACAAGACAAAGGATGGAAGATTCTGGTTAGCAAGCTATGGGGGTGGGCTTCACTTGTATCATCCGGAAACAGAAGATTTTAGTCGTTTTCATAGAATTCCTGGGGACCCTACTAGCCTGAGTAGTGACTCCATAATGTCTATGGTTGAAGGGCCAAATGGATATTTGTGGATAGGTACCATGAATGGATTGAATCGCTTTGACCCTAAAAGTGGCAAAGTGAAGCGATATATGGCTAATCCTGCTGATCCAAACAGCCTCTGTTATGCCAGAATCCCGGCGGTTTATATTGACAAAGAAGGCACCCTATGGGTAGGTAGTGGTTGGATATGGAATGACATTTCAAGAGGGCAGGGAGGCTTACACCGATATGTTCCTGAAGAGGATAAGTTCATCAGATATAGACATGATCCCAATGATCCAAAAAGCCTGCGTTCTAATGATATCTGGTGCATGCTCGAAGATAGCAAAGGCAATTTCTGGGTAGGAACCCATGGAGATGGCCTCCACCTGATGGACCGTGATAGTGGCAGCTTTCAGCATTTCCCTTATACTTCTGACAATCAGAACAAGCCCATGTCTCCCTTCATGGAAAGCAAGGAAGAAAGTAGGGGTTATTTGAATACGTTTGGAGTAAGACGACTGATGGAAGATCGGGAAGGGAGAATATGGATTTTGGGAATCCAGAGCGGTTTCGGAATCTGGGACCCAAATACCCAAACATTTACTCAATATAACACCACTAATAGTTCCCTGTCTACAAACAGGCTATGGGGCTTCAGTCAAATCCCGGATGGAAGTTTTTATATCTATTCAGGCGGTCAATCACCTATTAATGTAAAACTCCATTCTCCTAAAACAAAAGCCAGGATATTAAGCCTCCCACAAGCAGCAGAAGATTTTAATAAGCTTCAAGTTATTGCACCAGATCCAAAAGGGAACCTTTGGGTCGGAGGAAATACGGGAGGTATTCTTGGTTTTCAGCCAGGTCAATCAAATGTCCTGCTTCATTTTCAAAATCATTCCAATAGAAAACTTTTGACTGATGATGACATCCATGATATAATCATTGAAAAAGATGGCAAAATCTGGGCTGCGGGCTGGCATAAGGGAGGAGGCTTATCTCGCATTGATAGCCGAAACAAGAAAAGTGATATTTACTTAAAGGATGAAGGTCTAGGGGGAGATCCTATCCCGGTTCTGCTCTTAGATTCGAAAAATAATTTATGGGTTGGAACCGAAGGTAGAGGACTAAAAAGATACCTGAGAGAAGAAGACCGCTTTAAGGCCTATTTCCCCGAAGCCATAGATTCAATCAGTAGCTTTGCTCAAAACATATATAATCTCGCAGAAACGAAAGATGGACATATCTGGCTACTGGGCGGAAAGATTGAATCCACTGAATTCCATCCTTCCCTCATAGAATATATCCCGGAAAAGGAAGAATTTGAATTTGCATGGATTTCCGGGGAGTACTTTCCCCCCTTTACTCAATCCTGCTGGAGTTTACAAGAAGACAAAAATGGAGACCTATGGTTTGTTTTTGGTTCAGGCATCAATCGTTATGATAGATCTGAAGAAAAAATGTATAGCTATCCGATCTTCTCCCAGACGCCTAGTGTAAATTGGTTGCAAATCAGTAAAGCAGGTCTTATCTATATCGGAAAACAAGATCAGATCTACCGTTTCAATCCTGAAACCGAAGAGCTTCTACGATTACCCGTTTTCAGTAAGTCGAATGAGAATTCCTTTACAATGGGGCCTACCAGACGATTTTCTTCTTTAGGAGAAGATGAATTATGGCCGATCATGTGGGGGAATCAAATATTGCTTTTCGATCCCGTCCAATGGGATAATTATCAAACTACTGAAGAAGCAAAGCTATACTTGCATAAAGTCCTGAGTCAGGGAAAGGACAATTTTGAAATTGGAGACATCAATCAGCTAGATGAGATTAATCTGGAAGAATCAGAGTTTCCCCTCAGCATCCTCGCCCATGCTTTTCACTTTAAGGAAGGAGGAATTAATAAAATTCGCTACCGCTATCCGCCTTTCGAAACTAATTGGTTGGAAATCGAATCAGGAAAGCGAATTCACTTACCTAAATTAACAGAGGGTAGCTATCAACTGGAAATTCAGGCCAAAATACCTTTTGGAAGCTGGGCTTCTGATCGCAACATATACATAAATGTCTCGCCTCCCTGGTACCTTTCCTCCTGGGGGATGCTAATAATTGGAATAGGAATCCTGGGAATACTTTCAAGCTTCTTCCTGATTTATTTCCGTACGCAAGCAAAGAAAATTGCCAGACAAGAAGAAGAATTGGATAGAGAAAGAAAATTAAATGAAAAACTACGAAACATAGACCAACTCAAGGACCAATTTCTCGCTAATACTTCCCATGAACTCCGAACCCCACTCAATGGAATCATTGGTTTATCAGAAGCCTTAATCGAAACGGAAGATCAGGCAGAAAAACGGGAGAATCTGGAGATGATCATTTCCTCTGGGAAAAGGCTCTCTACCCTGGTCAATGATATCCTGGATTTTTCCAAGCTGCGTACCCATGAAATTGTTCTTCGTAAAAAAGCCATTGATCTGCACAGTTTGGTAAAACTGGTTTTGCGGATTCATAAGCCTCTGGTCGGGAAAAAAGAGTTGACCCTCGAAAACAACATTCCCCCGGACCTGCCACCCGTAGAAGCAGATGAGGATCGTTTGCAACAAATCCTTTTCAATCTGGTGGGGAATGCCATCAAATTTACCGAAAGTGGAAAAGTGAGTATAGGGCATCAGGCAATCTCTGAAAATCAAAAAGCTTTGGGAAATTCGGAGCTTACTCTCTTCATTTCTGATACGGGCATAGGCATACCGGAGGAAAAAAGAGAAAGCATTTTCCAGGCCTTTGAACAGGCCGATGCTTCGATTTCTCGAGAATTTGCCGGGACAGGTTTGGGATTGAGTATTTCGAAACGTCTGGTAGAATTGCATGGAGGACAAATGTGGGTAGAATCAGAAGTAGGAAAGGGGTCAACTTTTTACGTCAGCTTACCGTTTGCATCTGCTGCAGCAAAAGCATCAAAGGTAGAACAATTGCTTCCCGAATTTTCTCCATCAATTAATCCAGCTGCCAGGGACAAAGCTCCCCTTTCAGATATACTGAGTTCAGATTCCCTCATTCATATTTTGGTAGTTGACGACGAGCCAATAAATCAGCAGGTCATCAAGAATCATCTGGGATCGAACAATTACCAGCTAACTCATGCAATGAATGGGGAAGAAGCCATGAAGGCATTGGAGAATAATCCTCATTTCGATCTGGTATTGTTGGACGTGATGATGCCACGCATGTCCGGCTATGAGGTATGTCAAAAAATCAGAGAGAAATTCCTGCCTTCTGAGTTACCCATCATCATGATTACTGCCAAAAATCAGATCGCTGATCTGGTTGAAAGTTTGCATACAGGTGCCAATGATTACATAGCCAAGCCTTTCTCAAAGGATGAATTTTTGGCCCGGGTAGAAACCCATTTGAATCTCCACAAGATCAATACGGTTACCAATCGCTTTGTTCCTACAGAATTTATAAAATCTCTGGGCAAAAAGACCTTGACGGAATTACAATTGGGGGATCAGGTAGAGCAGCAGGTAAGTGTTTTATTTGCAGATATTAGAAATTATACCGGTCTGGCAGAGAGCATGAGTCCCGAAGAAAATTTTCGCTTTGTAAATGCCTATGCAGGTCGTATGGGGCCTATCATTCAGGAGAATAATGGCTTTGTCAATCAATACCTCGGAGATGGTATCATGGCCATTTTTCAAAAAAGTCCGGATGATGCCTTAAAGGCCTCCATTGCCATGCAAAAAGAGCTGGAGATCTATAATAAAAAGCGAAAAACTCAAAAGAGAAGAGCCGTGAGAGCAGGAATCGGTTTACATAGTGGCTCCCTGATTATGGGGATCATAGGAGATAAGAAGCGTACAGATGCTGCCACCATTTCTGATACAGTCAATACGGCATCTCGTATGGAAAGCCTGACCAAACATTTTGGTGTCAATATTTTGCTCAGCGAAGATTGCGTATCCCGATTACAACATCCGGAAGAATTCAATTTGAGGTATCTGGGGAAAGTGAAAGTGAAAGGAAAAAGCATTCCCCAGGGAGTATATGATTGTTTTGATGGAGACAGGGCTGATCAGATTGAGAAAAAATCAGCCAGTCTTGCTGATTTTAACAAAGCCCTGGAGGTCTATTTTGCGCAGGAATTTGCCGAAGCAGCGCTATTGCTGAAGGAAATCATAGCAAAGAATCCTGAGGATGCTCCAGCTCATCATTTTTACAAACTAGCGGGACAATTCATCACGCAAGGAGTATCTGAGGATTGGACCGGAGTCGAATCTATGGGGCACAAGTAA
- a CDS encoding ADP-ribosylglycohydrolase family protein — translation MKKKSIISLLLLFAVPFGFSQNSLELSANDLRDKIRGGLLGQILGNLNGIPHEMKYIQNPGSVENYVPALPEGARTDDDTDFEWVYIIEMQRQNEIFLPASEIARLWRERINRRIWCSNQYARQLMDIGLEPPLTGNVLLNPWAEFNISGQFLCETFGLLGPGMPQTASRIGLNYTQVAIDGEPAQTTQLFNSMIASAFFSNKVEEVLEAGLKAVDKKSSLHNIIADVRNWHTQHPKDWRASRKKLKEKYSQVDGKMRDKNGYELNTAATIAALLYGEGDFAMTLQHAFNFGWDCDNTAATSGTIIGVMKGYKWMMAQDWQIVDRYKNTTRDNMPMDETITSFADRLIDLAEKIILENGGAKSIQNGQNIYHISQEVPAVVSPFLDNTDLEEKMRGDLKGQIVSDIQDEDKQAKARGAYLAICLGLDKEMRKKQKKDWELAIEALQAFEQISQVLFHHSPVPAAKALQEKVLSAGIKAPAERKRLWE, via the coding sequence ATGAAAAAGAAAAGTATCATATCCCTTCTGCTGCTTTTTGCTGTTCCTTTTGGTTTTTCTCAGAACAGCCTTGAGCTTTCCGCAAACGATCTTCGAGACAAAATCCGTGGAGGCCTTTTAGGTCAAATCCTCGGCAACCTCAATGGCATCCCACATGAAATGAAATATATCCAGAATCCGGGCTCTGTGGAGAATTATGTGCCCGCTCTGCCAGAAGGGGCCCGGACGGATGATGATACAGACTTTGAGTGGGTATATATCATCGAAATGCAAAGGCAAAATGAAATTTTCCTGCCTGCTTCAGAAATCGCCAGACTTTGGCGGGAGCGGATCAATCGACGCATTTGGTGCTCGAATCAATATGCGCGTCAACTGATGGATATTGGTTTGGAGCCTCCCCTTACAGGAAATGTCCTCCTCAATCCCTGGGCAGAATTCAATATATCCGGCCAATTTTTGTGTGAAACTTTCGGTTTACTAGGTCCGGGAATGCCACAGACGGCTTCCCGCATCGGCTTAAATTATACACAAGTTGCTATAGATGGAGAGCCTGCTCAAACGACCCAGCTCTTTAACAGTATGATTGCAAGTGCCTTTTTCAGCAATAAGGTAGAAGAAGTACTGGAAGCTGGATTAAAAGCTGTAGATAAGAAAAGTAGCCTGCATAATATCATCGCAGATGTCCGCAACTGGCATACTCAACATCCCAAGGATTGGCGGGCCAGTCGAAAAAAACTCAAAGAAAAGTATAGCCAGGTTGATGGCAAAATGCGGGATAAAAACGGCTACGAATTAAATACCGCAGCCACCATTGCTGCCTTATTATATGGAGAAGGAGATTTCGCCATGACTTTGCAACATGCTTTCAATTTTGGATGGGATTGCGATAATACGGCTGCTACTTCCGGAACCATTATTGGGGTGATGAAAGGCTACAAATGGATGATGGCTCAGGACTGGCAAATTGTGGATCGCTACAAGAATACCACCCGCGACAATATGCCCATGGATGAAACCATCACCAGCTTTGCGGATCGATTGATTGATTTGGCTGAAAAAATCATCCTGGAAAATGGAGGGGCAAAGAGCATTCAAAATGGACAAAACATTTATCATATTTCTCAAGAAGTACCTGCTGTCGTGAGTCCTTTCCTGGATAATACAGATCTCGAAGAAAAAATGCGTGGAGATCTGAAAGGGCAAATAGTTTCAGATATCCAAGATGAAGACAAACAAGCGAAGGCAAGGGGAGCATATCTGGCCATTTGCTTAGGATTAGACAAAGAGATGAGAAAAAAACAGAAGAAAGACTGGGAACTGGCAATTGAGGCATTGCAGGCGTTTGAACAAATTTCCCAGGTTTTATTTCATCATTCACCTGTCCCTGCTGCCAAAGCCCTGCAGGAAAAAGTCTTATCAGCGGGAATCAAAGCACCAGCAGAAAGAAAAAGATTGTGGGAATAA
- a CDS encoding transporter, producing the protein MKTLLQVLALLFPLLSFGQYNQDIQSDRPGKAILGQSPGARVFQLQMGYSFQRIKITGVTTHALTQATVFRVGVTERVELNSRVDWRVEDTTFPTDGVEYKAGISRTQFGTRLSLLQNKGWIPALGLQTGLLLRGESRPYWKRGLGSEFILITGNKISDRISFNTNWGFRKEDEQTPAKFSYVFNLTFFLSKNIGSFAEVYGDFGDANPSFDTGFFCRVNPDFQVDVASGWQGDGMISDWFLNLGLSWRLDWRN; encoded by the coding sequence ATGAAAACGCTGCTCCAGGTTCTGGCACTTCTGTTCCCGCTTCTTTCTTTTGGCCAGTACAATCAAGACATTCAATCGGATCGACCCGGGAAGGCCATTCTGGGTCAAAGCCCCGGTGCAAGGGTTTTTCAATTGCAGATGGGCTATAGCTTTCAACGAATAAAAATCACCGGAGTAACTACCCATGCACTTACGCAGGCTACAGTGTTTAGAGTAGGCGTTACAGAAAGAGTTGAATTAAACAGTCGGGTAGATTGGCGAGTCGAGGATACTACTTTCCCTACAGATGGTGTCGAATACAAAGCAGGCATTAGTAGGACTCAATTTGGCACTAGGCTAAGCCTTTTGCAAAACAAAGGCTGGATTCCAGCTTTGGGGCTACAGACGGGTTTACTTTTACGAGGGGAGAGTCGACCTTATTGGAAACGAGGCTTGGGATCCGAATTTATTTTGATTACAGGGAATAAAATTTCGGATAGAATCTCATTCAATACAAATTGGGGGTTTCGCAAGGAAGATGAACAAACGCCTGCGAAGTTTTCCTATGTTTTCAATTTGACATTTTTTTTAAGTAAAAACATAGGCTCCTTTGCCGAGGTGTACGGCGATTTTGGAGATGCCAATCCATCCTTTGATACCGGTTTCTTTTGCCGGGTAAATCCTGATTTTCAAGTCGATGTAGCCAGCGGCTGGCAAGGGGATGGAATGATTTCTGATTGGTTCCTGAATCTTGGGCTTTCCTGGCGACTGGATTGGAGAAATTGA
- the purL gene encoding phosphoribosylformylglycinamidine synthase, translating into MILFFGDSSSQIFAVDVVLPLEQADVDKLVWLFGQQKLIDKQEIDAVFVGPRAAMITPWSTNAVEISQNMAIVGIRRIERFLPLKEGETFDPMLFQRFAKLDQQIFSIDIKPEPIHPVKNIGDYNQAEGLALSEEEIEYLEALSTRLGRPLTDSEVFGFSQVNSEHCRHKIFNGTFIIDGEEKEQSLFKLIKATSKAHPNGIVSAYKDNVAFVEGPSIVQFSPEKADGPDWYQRKEIDSVLSLKAETHNFPTTVEPFNGAATGSGGEIRDRLAGGQGSLPLAGTAVYMTAYSRLKEDRAWEAAFPARPWLYQTPVDILIKASNGASDFGNKFGQPLISGSVLTFEQDLEDRKLGYDKVIMLAGGVGYGKASQAKKHTPKKGDKIVVLGGDNYRIGMGGASVSSADTGEFAAGLELNAVQRSNPEMQKRVANAIRGMVESAQNPIVSIHDHGAGGHLNSLSELVEEVGGLIHLNKLPIGDPTLSAKEIIGNESQERMGLIISPEDLEMLESISARERAPMYVVGEVTGDMRFSFVSEESGEKPMDLELSDMFGSSPRTIMEDKSVSPAYEAVEYDADQLADYLKQVLKLEAVACKDWLTNKVDRCVGGLVAKQQCAGPLQLPLNNCGVMALDYESGQGIATAIGHAPVSGLIDPVAGSRNAVAESLTNLVWAPLKDGLKSVSLSANWMWPCRNEGEDARLYEAVKGLSEFSIDLGINVPTGKDSLSMKQKYPDGDVLAPGTVIVSASGHCNDINRIVEPVVQIDGGSIYYLPLSKDAFKLGGSSFAQIRNSIGNQSPDIKDSAYFAKAFDAVQDLIRKGLIIAGHDVSAGGLITCLLEMCFSDPKAGLKVDLSALESSDLIHLLFAENAALLIQAKDKKIEAELKEMGIEAYQIGRIGEADQLEVSFHSQSHTFSISNYRQDWYETSWLLDRKQTTPALADERYKDYMNQPLHYTFPSNFSGKKPHNPKARPKAAVLREKGSNSERELANALYHAGFDVKDVHMTDLISGREKLEDIRFLGAVGGFSNSDVLGSAKGWAGAFLYNEKAKAALDTFFAREDVLSIGICNGCQLFMELNLINPEHAKRGAMLHNASAKHESAFTSVEILPNQSVMMQNLAGSRLGIWISHGEGKFYLPEAEDAYHIVGKYGYEAYPANPNGSDYNTAMLASADGRHLVTMPHLERSTFPWNWANYPKDRSDEISPWIEAFVNARDWM; encoded by the coding sequence ATGATCCTCTTTTTTGGCGATTCTTCTTCCCAGATTTTTGCAGTTGATGTCGTTCTGCCTTTGGAACAAGCTGACGTCGACAAACTCGTATGGTTGTTTGGACAGCAAAAGCTAATCGACAAGCAAGAAATTGATGCCGTCTTTGTGGGGCCACGAGCTGCCATGATTACTCCCTGGAGTACCAATGCCGTGGAGATTAGCCAGAACATGGCTATTGTGGGGATCAGAAGAATCGAGCGCTTTCTCCCCCTGAAAGAAGGAGAAACATTTGATCCGATGTTGTTTCAGCGATTTGCCAAACTGGATCAGCAGATTTTTAGCATAGACATAAAACCCGAACCCATTCATCCGGTAAAGAATATTGGGGATTATAACCAGGCAGAAGGCCTGGCTTTGAGTGAGGAGGAAATCGAATACCTGGAAGCCCTTTCGACACGTCTAGGCCGCCCCCTTACTGACTCTGAAGTCTTTGGTTTCTCTCAAGTCAATAGTGAACATTGTCGCCACAAGATTTTCAATGGAACTTTTATCATAGATGGAGAAGAAAAAGAGCAATCCCTGTTCAAACTGATCAAAGCTACTTCTAAAGCACACCCCAATGGAATCGTGTCTGCCTATAAAGATAATGTAGCCTTTGTCGAAGGGCCATCCATTGTCCAATTCTCTCCGGAGAAAGCAGATGGGCCGGATTGGTACCAGCGTAAAGAGATTGACTCCGTCCTTTCCCTCAAAGCAGAAACCCATAATTTCCCGACTACTGTGGAGCCTTTCAATGGAGCTGCGACAGGATCCGGAGGCGAAATCAGAGACCGACTAGCCGGAGGACAAGGTTCTCTGCCTTTGGCCGGGACTGCGGTTTATATGACAGCTTATTCTCGTCTGAAGGAAGACAGGGCCTGGGAAGCAGCTTTTCCCGCTCGTCCCTGGTTATACCAGACTCCTGTAGACATCCTTATCAAAGCCTCCAATGGAGCTTCAGACTTTGGGAATAAATTTGGCCAGCCCTTGATCAGTGGTTCTGTCCTGACTTTTGAGCAAGATCTCGAAGACCGTAAACTCGGCTATGATAAGGTAATCATGTTGGCGGGAGGAGTCGGATATGGAAAAGCCAGCCAGGCCAAGAAGCATACTCCGAAAAAAGGAGATAAAATTGTGGTATTAGGAGGCGATAACTATCGAATCGGAATGGGAGGAGCCTCAGTTTCCTCTGCTGATACAGGGGAATTTGCGGCCGGACTGGAACTCAATGCTGTGCAGCGATCCAATCCGGAAATGCAAAAACGAGTGGCAAATGCGATTCGGGGTATGGTCGAAAGCGCCCAAAATCCCATCGTTTCTATCCATGATCATGGAGCAGGAGGACATCTCAACAGTCTTTCCGAACTGGTTGAGGAAGTTGGAGGCCTTATTCACCTGAATAAATTGCCGATAGGAGATCCTACCCTTTCCGCCAAAGAAATCATCGGAAATGAATCTCAGGAACGTATGGGCCTGATCATTTCACCCGAGGACCTCGAAATGCTGGAATCTATATCAGCGAGAGAAAGAGCGCCCATGTATGTTGTGGGAGAAGTTACGGGTGATATGCGTTTTTCTTTTGTTTCGGAGGAAAGTGGAGAAAAACCCATGGACCTGGAATTGTCAGATATGTTTGGCAGTTCACCCAGGACCATCATGGAAGACAAAAGTGTAAGCCCTGCTTATGAAGCGGTAGAGTATGATGCAGATCAATTAGCCGATTACCTAAAACAAGTCTTAAAACTGGAGGCAGTAGCTTGTAAGGACTGGCTTACGAATAAAGTGGATCGCTGTGTAGGCGGTTTGGTCGCCAAACAACAATGTGCAGGTCCGCTTCAATTACCCCTTAATAATTGTGGGGTGATGGCTTTGGATTATGAAAGTGGGCAAGGAATTGCAACAGCTATTGGACATGCACCGGTCAGTGGATTGATCGATCCGGTAGCAGGTTCAAGAAATGCGGTGGCAGAGTCTCTCACCAATTTGGTTTGGGCGCCTTTGAAAGATGGATTGAAATCCGTTTCCCTTTCTGCAAACTGGATGTGGCCCTGTCGCAATGAAGGAGAAGATGCCCGTTTGTATGAAGCTGTTAAAGGACTTTCAGAATTTTCAATTGATTTAGGCATAAATGTTCCGACAGGAAAGGACTCGCTTTCCATGAAGCAAAAATATCCCGATGGGGATGTACTGGCTCCGGGAACAGTGATTGTTTCTGCCAGTGGGCATTGTAATGATATTAATAGAATAGTTGAGCCAGTCGTACAAATAGACGGGGGTTCGATTTATTATCTGCCCCTGAGCAAAGATGCCTTCAAATTAGGAGGTTCTTCTTTCGCCCAAATCAGAAATAGCATAGGAAATCAAAGCCCGGATATCAAAGACTCTGCCTATTTCGCCAAAGCTTTCGATGCGGTTCAGGACTTGATCCGAAAAGGCTTGATCATTGCGGGTCATGATGTTTCCGCCGGTGGATTGATCACTTGCCTTTTGGAGATGTGCTTTTCTGATCCTAAAGCCGGTTTGAAGGTAGATCTGAGTGCTTTAGAAAGTAGCGATCTCATTCATTTGTTATTTGCGGAAAACGCAGCTTTGCTCATTCAGGCAAAAGATAAAAAGATTGAGGCTGAATTGAAGGAAATGGGAATCGAAGCCTATCAAATCGGCCGAATAGGAGAGGCTGATCAATTGGAAGTGAGTTTTCATTCCCAAAGCCACACCTTCTCAATTTCCAACTATCGCCAGGACTGGTATGAGACCTCCTGGTTACTGGATCGCAAACAAACGACTCCTGCTTTGGCTGATGAGCGCTACAAGGATTATATGAATCAGCCACTTCATTATACTTTCCCCAGCAACTTTTCCGGAAAAAAACCTCACAACCCTAAAGCCAGACCTAAAGCGGCTGTGCTGAGAGAAAAAGGGAGTAATTCTGAACGAGAATTAGCTAACGCCCTCTACCATGCCGGATTTGATGTCAAGGATGTCCACATGACAGATCTGATTTCCGGACGAGAAAAACTGGAGGACATTCGATTCCTGGGAGCGGTCGGAGGATTTTCAAATTCAGATGTGCTGGGTTCTGCAAAAGGCTGGGCCGGTGCTTTTTTATACAATGAAAAAGCAAAAGCAGCTTTGGATACCTTCTTTGCGCGCGAAGATGTGCTTTCCATCGGGATTTGTAATGGTTGCCAGTTGTTTATGGAGCTTAATCTGATCAATCCTGAGCATGCAAAAAGGGGTGCCATGCTTCATAATGCTTCAGCTAAGCACGAAAGTGCCTTTACCTCCGTAGAGATTCTCCCCAATCAATCTGTCATGATGCAAAATCTGGCAGGTAGTCGCTTAGGAATCTGGATATCACATGGTGAAGGAAAATTCTACTTGCCAGAAGCCGAAGATGCCTATCATATAGTCGGTAAATATGGCTACGAAGCCTATCCCGCCAATCCCAACGGTAGCGATTATAATACCGCCATGCTAGCCAGTGCAGACGGTCGCCATTTGGTGACTATGCCGCATTTGGAGAGATCGACCTTCCCCTGGAACTGGGCAAATTATCCCAAAGATCGTAGCGATGAGATTTCTCCCTGGATCGAGGCCTTTGTGAATGCGAGGGACTGGATGTAG